One Hyphomicrobium album genomic window carries:
- a CDS encoding DUF4170 domain-containing protein: MSDKSTTPKQLLHLVFGGELTSLDGVEFRDLTDLDIVGIYPNYAEAHAAWKAAAQRTVDNAMMRYFVVHMHRLLEPDEQNAKAST, from the coding sequence ATGAGCGACAAGTCGACCACGCCGAAGCAATTGCTGCACCTCGTTTTCGGCGGCGAACTGACATCGCTCGACGGCGTGGAGTTCCGCGATCTGACCGACCTCGACATCGTCGGCATCTACCCCAACTACGCCGAGGCGCACGCCGCTTGGAAGGCCGCCGCCCAGCGCACCGTCGACAACGCCATGATGCGCTACTTCGTCGTTCACATGCACCGGCTCCTGGAACCGGACGAGCAGAACGCCAAGGCCTCGACATGA
- the ubiA gene encoding 4-hydroxybenzoate octaprenyltransferase produces the protein MHANPSTTDRTPQVADAPPDNWADRYAPESVRPYLRLARLDRPIGFWLLLLPCWWSVGLADVTLNQPYPNPWLLTLFAIGALLMRAAGCAYNDYVDRDFDARSARTASRPIPSGQVTPSEALAFAAICALGGLLVLVQFNAFTIKLGAASLILVGIYPFLKRFTYWPQLVLGLAFNWGALVGWSAVMGSIGIPALLLYAGSVLWTMGYDTIYAHQDREDDLLLGLRSTAIRFGENTISWVGGFYAGAIVLWLLAGYLAGTHLIFFMAVVLASLQMAWQVTTMDTTDAKNCLRRFRSNRDVGLVIFLGLAADMILSRMAGLS, from the coding sequence ATGCACGCCAATCCCTCGACGACGGACCGCACGCCCCAGGTTGCAGATGCGCCGCCCGACAACTGGGCAGACCGCTACGCGCCGGAATCGGTCCGGCCCTACCTGCGCCTTGCCCGCCTCGACCGCCCCATCGGCTTCTGGCTGCTGCTGCTGCCCTGCTGGTGGTCGGTAGGGCTCGCCGACGTCACCCTCAACCAGCCCTACCCCAACCCCTGGCTGCTGACCCTGTTCGCGATCGGCGCCCTGCTGATGCGTGCCGCCGGCTGCGCCTACAACGACTACGTCGATCGCGATTTCGACGCGCGCTCGGCGCGCACGGCGAGCCGCCCTATTCCGTCGGGCCAGGTCACGCCCTCCGAGGCGCTGGCCTTCGCGGCCATCTGCGCCCTGGGCGGGCTCCTGGTCCTCGTCCAGTTCAACGCCTTCACCATCAAGCTGGGCGCCGCCTCGCTCATCCTGGTCGGCATCTATCCGTTTCTAAAGCGTTTCACCTACTGGCCGCAGCTCGTGCTTGGCCTCGCCTTCAACTGGGGCGCGCTGGTGGGGTGGAGCGCCGTCATGGGCTCCATCGGCATTCCGGCGCTGCTGCTCTATGCCGGCTCGGTGCTGTGGACGATGGGTTACGACACGATCTACGCCCATCAGGACCGCGAGGACGACCTCTTGCTCGGCCTGCGTTCCACGGCGATCCGCTTCGGGGAGAACACGATCAGCTGGGTCGGCGGTTTCTACGCGGGTGCAATCGTCCTTTGGCTGCTCGCCGGGTATCTCGCCGGCACGCACCTGATCTTCTTCATGGCGGTGGTGCTGGCCTCCCTGCAGATGGCCTGGCAGGTGACGACCATGGACACGACCGACGCGAAGAACTGCCTGCGCCGTTTTCGCTCCAATCGCGATGTGGGGCTGGTGATCTTCCTTGGCCTCGCCGCCGACATGATCCTGTCGCGCATGGCGGGCCTCAGCTAG
- the hisS gene encoding histidine--tRNA ligase encodes MSKPTKDARPSPRLPRGLRDIEATELRQQQDMLAKIRSVYELYGFEPLETPAFEYTDALGKFLPDQDRPNEGVFSLQDEDEQWMSLRYDLTAPLARYVAQNYQDMPKPFRRYAVGPVWRNEKPGPGRFRQFMQFDADTVGAESVAADAEMCMLAADTLEALGIKRGDYVIKVNNRKALDGLRERIGIGDARFDRQWLIAMRALDKLDKLGIDGVKELLGKGRRDLSGDFTRGAELPSEKINIVSDYLVSTYLQGYEGNVESPDLVKGDEELSSISNLPFSNQNTITALEALIGDTNSGREAISELRTLFGLTRASEYGSRRIKFDRSVVRGLEYYTGPVFEAELTFEVKDEKGNPVRFGSVGGGGRYDDLVARFTGQKVPATGFSIGVSRLQAALNALNKYKPATSDGPVIVTVMEKERIADYQKMVQALREAGIRAELYLGNPKKFGKQLEYADKRGAPCVVIQGSDELAAGKVTLKDLVEGAKAAAAIKDNAAWKEQRPAQVTVDAKDLVAEVRKIIARHAS; translated from the coding sequence ATGAGCAAACCGACCAAAGACGCGCGGCCATCCCCGCGCCTGCCGCGCGGGCTTCGCGACATCGAGGCCACCGAGCTGCGCCAGCAGCAGGACATGCTGGCCAAAATCCGCTCGGTGTATGAGCTGTACGGCTTCGAGCCCTTGGAGACGCCAGCGTTCGAATACACCGACGCGCTCGGCAAGTTCCTGCCCGACCAGGACCGTCCCAACGAGGGCGTGTTCTCACTGCAAGACGAAGACGAGCAATGGATGAGCCTGCGCTACGATCTGACGGCGCCGCTCGCCCGCTACGTGGCGCAGAACTATCAGGATATGCCCAAGCCCTTCCGCCGCTATGCGGTGGGGCCCGTGTGGCGCAACGAGAAGCCAGGCCCGGGGCGCTTCCGCCAGTTCATGCAGTTCGACGCCGACACCGTGGGCGCGGAGAGCGTCGCCGCCGATGCCGAGATGTGCATGCTCGCCGCCGACACGCTGGAAGCCCTTGGCATCAAGCGCGGCGACTACGTGATCAAGGTGAACAACCGCAAAGCACTTGACGGACTAAGGGAGCGCATCGGCATTGGAGACGCTCGGTTCGATCGTCAGTGGCTCATCGCCATGCGCGCGCTCGATAAGCTCGATAAACTCGGCATCGATGGAGTCAAAGAACTGCTCGGGAAAGGTCGCCGGGATTTGAGCGGAGATTTCACACGTGGCGCAGAACTACCGTCGGAAAAGATCAACATCGTCTCTGACTACCTAGTTTCGACATACCTCCAAGGCTATGAAGGCAACGTCGAGTCACCCGACCTTGTAAAGGGTGACGAGGAGTTAAGCAGCATTAGCAATCTGCCTTTCTCAAACCAGAACACAATCACCGCGCTGGAAGCACTGATTGGCGATACGAACTCCGGGCGTGAAGCCATCTCTGAACTCAGAACACTCTTCGGACTGACACGGGCAAGTGAATACGGGTCGCGGCGGATAAAGTTTGATCGGTCGGTCGTACGCGGCCTCGAGTACTACACCGGCCCGGTGTTCGAGGCCGAGCTGACGTTCGAGGTGAAGGACGAGAAGGGAAATCCCGTCCGCTTCGGCTCGGTTGGCGGCGGCGGCCGTTACGACGACCTCGTCGCCCGCTTCACCGGCCAGAAGGTGCCGGCCACCGGCTTCTCCATCGGCGTCTCGCGGTTGCAAGCCGCGCTGAACGCACTCAACAAGTACAAGCCCGCAACGTCTGACGGTCCCGTCATCGTCACGGTGATGGAGAAGGAGCGCATCGCCGACTACCAGAAGATGGTGCAGGCGCTGCGCGAAGCCGGCATCCGCGCCGAGCTCTATCTCGGAAACCCGAAAAAATTCGGCAAGCAGCTCGAGTACGCCGACAAGCGCGGCGCGCCGTGCGTCGTCATCCAGGGCTCGGACGAGCTAGCAGCCGGCAAAGTGACGCTGAAGGATCTCGTCGAGGGCGCCAAGGCCGCGGCTGCGATCAAGGACAACGCGGCGTGGAAGGAGCAGCGGCCGGCACAGGTGACGGTCGATGCGAAGGACCTCGTCGCCGAGGTGCGCAAAATCATCGCCCGCCACGCGAGCTAA
- a CDS encoding metallophosphoesterase, giving the protein MTTNPKAADTDWRDVRGPFDIIGDVHGCADELVELLRKLGYTVRLDGEGDKRRAVTTAPKGRRAFFVGDLVDRGPNSPDVLRIVMDMAAAGQAFCVPGNHDDKLLRWLKGREVKIGHGLERTVAQLDGASEAFKARIAAFVESLPYHAWLDGGALAIAHAGVRENMLGRNSPKVRSFCLYGDTSGRADENGLPERFDWAADYDGKTPVVYGHTPVAEPEWLNNTMCIDTGCVFGGKLTALRWPERELVSVPARETYAVLRRGFGLPPRRPSGQVAS; this is encoded by the coding sequence GTGACCACCAATCCCAAGGCCGCCGACACGGATTGGCGCGACGTGCGCGGGCCGTTCGACATCATCGGCGACGTGCACGGCTGCGCTGACGAGCTGGTCGAGCTGCTGCGCAAGCTTGGCTACACGGTGCGGCTCGATGGCGAGGGCGACAAGCGCCGCGCCGTCACGACCGCGCCGAAAGGGCGACGCGCGTTCTTCGTCGGCGATCTCGTCGACCGCGGGCCGAACTCACCCGACGTCTTGCGCATCGTCATGGACATGGCCGCGGCGGGCCAAGCGTTCTGCGTCCCGGGCAACCACGACGACAAGCTGCTGCGCTGGCTCAAGGGCCGCGAGGTCAAGATCGGCCACGGGCTGGAGCGCACCGTCGCGCAGCTCGACGGCGCCAGCGAGGCGTTCAAGGCGCGTATCGCCGCGTTCGTCGAGAGCCTGCCGTATCACGCCTGGCTCGATGGCGGAGCACTTGCCATCGCGCATGCCGGCGTGCGCGAGAACATGCTGGGCCGCAACTCGCCGAAGGTGCGCTCGTTCTGTCTCTACGGCGACACGTCGGGGCGGGCGGACGAGAACGGGTTGCCCGAGCGCTTCGACTGGGCGGCCGACTACGACGGCAAGACGCCGGTCGTTTACGGCCACACGCCGGTCGCCGAGCCGGAATGGCTCAACAATACGATGTGCATCGACACTGGCTGCGTGTTCGGCGGCAAGCTGACGGCGCTGCGCTGGCCGGAGCGCGAGCTTGTATCGGTGCCGGCGCGCGAGACCTACGCCGTCCTGCGCCGCGGCTTCGGCCTCCCGCCCCGCCGCCCTTCGGGCCAAGTGGCGAGCTAG
- the glcF gene encoding glycolate oxidase subunit GlcF, whose amino-acid sequence MQTNFSPEQLTNARIAEADAILRRCVHCGLCTATCPTYVLLGDERDSPRGRIYLIKDMLEDNAPASPEVQLHLDRCLSCLSCMTTCPSGVDYMHLIDLARGYVEQTAGRPFKERFVRKLLAAVLPYPERFRLALRLAPLGRPWLKLLRRLKLDQLAAMIELAPTVLPPAPKYEGPGTAATEDDRRARVILLSGCAQQVLRPGINDSTIRLLARRGVDVVVAAGAGCCGALTYHLGNEAGAIEFAKRNVDAWSREFAKGPVDAIVINASGCGTTVKDYGHLLKREPEYAARAARISSLALDISEFLGKYELGPPKRWSSLRIAYHPACSLQHGQGVKELPRDQLVKAGYSVVDIPESHICCGSAGTYNILQPEIAGELRDRKAKNIKRMKPDLVATGNIGCITQLAGSLDVPVVHTIELLDWAFGGPVPPGLEQLARFVSNVPEPRRRSEDFIHA is encoded by the coding sequence ATGCAGACCAACTTCAGCCCCGAGCAACTGACCAACGCACGCATCGCGGAAGCGGATGCGATCCTGCGCCGTTGCGTGCACTGCGGGTTATGCACCGCGACCTGCCCGACCTACGTGCTGCTCGGCGACGAGCGCGACAGTCCGCGCGGACGCATCTACCTCATCAAGGACATGCTGGAGGACAACGCCCCGGCGAGCCCGGAGGTGCAGCTCCACCTCGACCGCTGCCTGTCGTGCCTGTCCTGCATGACGACCTGCCCGAGCGGCGTCGACTACATGCACCTGATCGACCTGGCACGCGGCTACGTCGAGCAGACCGCCGGACGCCCGTTCAAGGAGCGCTTCGTGCGCAAGCTGCTGGCTGCCGTGCTGCCCTATCCGGAACGGTTCCGCCTGGCGCTGCGCCTCGCCCCGCTCGGGCGGCCGTGGCTGAAGCTGCTGCGGCGGCTGAAGCTCGACCAACTCGCGGCAATGATCGAGCTGGCACCCACCGTGCTTCCGCCGGCGCCGAAGTACGAAGGTCCCGGCACGGCTGCCACAGAGGACGATCGGCGCGCCCGCGTCATCCTGCTGTCGGGCTGCGCGCAGCAGGTGCTGCGCCCGGGGATCAACGATTCCACCATCCGCCTGCTTGCCCGGCGGGGCGTGGACGTCGTGGTCGCGGCCGGCGCCGGCTGTTGCGGCGCGCTCACCTATCACCTGGGCAACGAGGCGGGGGCGATTGAGTTCGCCAAGCGCAACGTCGATGCCTGGTCGCGGGAGTTCGCCAAGGGTCCGGTCGACGCAATCGTCATCAACGCCTCGGGCTGCGGCACGACGGTGAAAGACTACGGCCATCTGCTGAAGCGCGAGCCGGAGTACGCGGCGCGCGCCGCCCGCATCTCCAGCCTGGCGCTCGACATCTCCGAGTTCCTCGGCAAGTACGAGCTTGGCCCGCCGAAACGCTGGTCGTCGCTGCGCATCGCCTACCATCCCGCCTGCTCGCTGCAGCACGGGCAGGGCGTGAAGGAGCTGCCGCGCGATCAGCTCGTCAAGGCGGGATACAGCGTCGTCGACATTCCGGAATCGCACATCTGCTGCGGATCGGCCGGAACCTACAACATCCTGCAGCCGGAGATCGCCGGCGAGCTGCGCGACCGCAAGGCGAAGAACATCAAGCGGATGAAGCCCGACCTCGTCGCCACCGGCAATATCGGTTGCATCACGCAACTCGCCGGTTCTCTCGACGTGCCGGTCGTGCACACCATCGAGCTGCTCGACTGGGCCTTCGGCGGCCCGGTGCCGCCGGGGCTTGAACAGTTGGCCCGTTTTGTGTCGAACGTACCCGAGCCCAGGCGCCGCAGCGAAGATTTCATCCACGCGTGA
- a CDS encoding FAD-binding protein, producing the protein MSDLQRPGADWELQFVIAGCAERRLPIEIVGSGSKRAVGRPVDGTVTITTASLRGISLYEPNELVMSARAGTPLSQVEAELAARGQMLPFEPIDLAPATGGPQGAQTIGAVFATNMSGARRIQYGAARDHLLGVKGVNGRAELFQAGGRVMKNVTGYDISRGLAGSWGTLAVMTEVTFKVIPWPETAATIIYLGLPDNLAIELLSRAMTLPVEVSGAVHLHASVAARLNHPGLKSMNKSVTALRLENFASAVVGRKQRLKEALKVYGKALELDHRETLDFWGELRRLSVMPNRQTLLWRILTKPTTAPKLVAAIKRYMPAEAYYDWAGGLIWLEVPAAADAGTAEIRRVTAIHGGHAMLIRAEPSVRAAVEVFQPLSPPVERLTRGLKAAFDPEGILNPGRMYANL; encoded by the coding sequence TTGAGCGATTTGCAGCGCCCCGGCGCCGACTGGGAGCTTCAGTTCGTAATCGCCGGCTGCGCCGAGAGGCGCCTGCCGATCGAGATCGTTGGCTCGGGCTCCAAGCGCGCCGTCGGCCGTCCCGTCGACGGCACCGTCACGATCACCACCGCGTCACTGCGCGGCATATCCCTCTATGAGCCGAACGAGCTCGTCATGTCGGCGCGCGCCGGCACGCCGTTGTCGCAGGTGGAAGCGGAGCTCGCCGCGCGCGGCCAGATGCTGCCCTTCGAGCCGATCGATCTGGCACCCGCCACCGGCGGTCCCCAGGGCGCGCAGACCATCGGCGCGGTATTCGCTACGAACATGTCGGGCGCCCGCCGCATCCAGTACGGTGCCGCCCGCGATCACCTGCTCGGCGTTAAAGGCGTCAACGGCCGCGCCGAGCTTTTCCAGGCCGGCGGCCGGGTGATGAAGAACGTCACCGGCTACGACATCTCACGCGGCCTGGCAGGAAGCTGGGGCACGCTCGCGGTGATGACCGAGGTCACGTTCAAGGTCATCCCCTGGCCGGAGACGGCGGCGACGATCATCTATCTCGGCCTGCCCGACAATCTCGCGATCGAGCTCTTATCCAGGGCGATGACGCTACCGGTCGAGGTTTCGGGCGCGGTGCACCTGCATGCCTCCGTCGCCGCCCGCCTGAACCATCCTGGCCTCAAGTCGATGAACAAGTCGGTGACCGCGCTGCGGCTGGAGAACTTTGCCAGCGCGGTAGTCGGCCGCAAGCAGCGCTTGAAAGAAGCACTCAAGGTCTACGGCAAGGCGCTCGAGCTCGACCACCGGGAGACGCTGGATTTCTGGGGCGAGCTGCGTCGCCTTTCGGTGATGCCGAACCGGCAGACGCTGCTGTGGCGCATCCTGACCAAGCCGACCACGGCGCCGAAGCTCGTCGCTGCCATCAAGCGCTACATGCCGGCCGAAGCGTACTATGATTGGGCCGGCGGCCTCATCTGGCTGGAGGTTCCGGCAGCTGCCGATGCCGGCACGGCCGAGATCCGCCGCGTCACCGCCATCCATGGCGGCCATGCCATGCTCATTCGCGCAGAGCCGAGCGTCCGCGCCGCGGTAGAGGTGTTTCAGCCCTTGAGCCCGCCGGTGGAGCGACTGACCCGCGGCCTCAAAGCTGCCTTCGATCCGGAGGGTATTCTCAACCCCGGCCGGATGTACGCCAACCTCTAG
- a CDS encoding FAD-binding oxidoreductase — protein sequence MTLARMPEPDRTVLDRSDAIIKDLETLIGVDGVISDEEGRRAFETDALTAYRQIPLVVVLPRSTEHVSKVLKYCYENGLKVVPRGAGTSLCGGALPTADSIVIVTSRMNRVIEADFVNRTITVEAGITNLAITDAVSAEGFFYAPDPSSQLACTVGGNLAMNSGGAHCLKYGVTTNNVLGVKLVMMDGEIVEIGGPYLDSEGYDFLALIVGSEGQFGIVTEATLKIIPKMEAARPVMLGFNSCEAAGQCVAAIIGSGIIPVAIEYMDRPAIAVCEAFAKAGYPLDVEALLIVEVEGFEDEIARLLRDIVEIARAFDPKVVEASSSADQSARIWKGRKAAFGAMGRISDYYCMDGTIPLSRLPEVLSRIAQICAEQRLKVANVFHAGDGNLHPLILYNANDADEARRAELAGAEILKLCVSVGGCLTGEHGVGIEKRDLMDVQFSPSDLAVQMRIKSVFDPQWLLNRGKVFPLSALEASERPAADQAA from the coding sequence ATGACGTTGGCGAGGATGCCGGAACCCGACCGGACCGTGCTCGACCGGAGCGACGCCATCATCAAGGATCTCGAGACGCTAATCGGCGTCGATGGCGTGATCTCCGACGAGGAAGGTCGGCGCGCGTTCGAGACGGATGCGCTCACCGCCTACCGGCAGATCCCGCTCGTCGTGGTGCTGCCGCGCTCGACCGAGCACGTGTCCAAGGTTCTGAAGTACTGCTACGAGAACGGGCTTAAGGTCGTGCCGCGCGGTGCCGGAACATCGCTGTGCGGCGGCGCGCTCCCTACAGCCGACTCCATCGTCATTGTCACGTCGCGAATGAATCGGGTGATCGAGGCGGACTTCGTCAACCGCACGATCACGGTTGAAGCCGGCATCACCAATCTCGCAATTACCGATGCGGTGTCGGCCGAGGGCTTCTTCTATGCGCCCGACCCTTCGAGCCAGCTGGCCTGCACGGTAGGCGGCAACCTCGCGATGAATTCCGGCGGCGCGCACTGCCTGAAGTATGGCGTGACCACCAATAACGTGCTGGGCGTCAAGCTCGTCATGATGGACGGCGAGATCGTCGAGATCGGCGGGCCGTACCTCGATTCCGAAGGCTATGACTTCCTGGCGCTGATCGTCGGCTCCGAGGGTCAGTTCGGCATCGTCACCGAGGCGACGCTGAAGATCATCCCGAAGATGGAAGCCGCTCGGCCGGTGATGCTCGGCTTCAATTCGTGCGAGGCCGCCGGCCAGTGCGTCGCCGCAATCATCGGCTCGGGCATCATCCCCGTCGCCATCGAGTACATGGACCGGCCGGCCATCGCGGTATGCGAGGCGTTCGCCAAGGCGGGCTATCCGCTCGACGTGGAAGCACTGCTCATCGTCGAGGTGGAAGGCTTCGAGGACGAGATCGCCCGCCTGCTGCGCGACATCGTCGAGATCGCGCGCGCCTTCGATCCGAAGGTCGTCGAGGCGAGCAGCTCTGCCGACCAGAGCGCCCGCATCTGGAAGGGGCGCAAGGCGGCATTCGGTGCCATGGGCCGCATCTCCGACTACTATTGCATGGACGGCACCATTCCGCTGTCGCGCCTGCCGGAGGTGCTGAGCCGCATCGCGCAGATCTGTGCCGAGCAGCGTCTGAAGGTGGCGAACGTGTTCCACGCCGGCGACGGCAACCTGCACCCGCTCATTCTGTACAATGCCAACGACGCCGACGAGGCGCGTCGTGCCGAGCTGGCCGGCGCCGAGATCCTGAAGCTGTGCGTGTCGGTCGGCGGCTGCCTCACCGGCGAGCACGGCGTCGGCATCGAGAAGCGCGATCTGATGGACGTGCAGTTCTCGCCATCCGACCTTGCCGTTCAGATGCGGATAAAGAGCGTGTTCGACCCCCAATGGCTGTTGAACCGTGGGAAGGTATTTCCGCTGAGCGCGCTCGAGGCAAGCGAGCGCCCGGCCGCGGACCAGGCGGCCTGA
- a CDS encoding LysR family transcriptional regulator, with protein MTSISDLDIFARVARTGNMSAAGREMGLSPAVVSKRISQLEERLGARLFQRTTRQLMLTETGAGYFKRVVDILSLCDEAEDFVSRRNTKPRGLLKVTMPTAFGRLHIAPYIDSFLARYPEIELHVSVSDAFVDIIREGFDLAIRIGELEDSSLVARRLAPDTRVLCAAPAYIEKHGLPATTVNLEAHNCLVADAIEMWKLSGPEGDVQVRPYGTVRSDSGEVIRELALSGVGIGLLSIWDIGPALRSGALRLVLPAYRGASAGAVHAVYPSREFMPAKVDVLIEFLAELYGAVPYWEREIDIDKLGARQTPRGATRRIGKAAAQAVAPR; from the coding sequence GTGACTTCAATCAGTGATCTAGACATTTTCGCACGCGTCGCCCGCACGGGCAACATGTCGGCCGCCGGCCGCGAGATGGGCCTTTCACCTGCTGTCGTTTCCAAGCGCATCAGCCAGCTCGAGGAGCGGCTCGGCGCGCGCCTGTTTCAGCGCACGACACGGCAGCTCATGCTGACCGAGACGGGTGCCGGCTACTTCAAGCGCGTCGTCGACATCCTGAGCCTGTGCGATGAGGCCGAGGACTTTGTCAGCCGGCGCAATACAAAGCCGCGCGGGCTCCTCAAAGTCACAATGCCGACCGCGTTCGGGCGGCTCCACATCGCGCCCTATATCGACAGCTTCCTCGCCCGGTACCCGGAGATAGAGCTGCACGTCAGCGTCAGCGATGCGTTCGTCGACATCATCCGCGAAGGGTTCGACTTGGCGATCCGTATCGGCGAGCTGGAAGACTCCTCGCTCGTCGCGCGGCGTCTGGCACCTGACACGCGTGTCCTGTGTGCTGCGCCCGCGTACATCGAGAAGCACGGTCTCCCGGCGACCACCGTCAACCTCGAGGCCCACAACTGCCTCGTCGCCGATGCGATCGAAATGTGGAAGCTGTCCGGGCCAGAGGGCGACGTCCAGGTCCGCCCATACGGAACGGTCCGCTCGGACTCCGGCGAGGTCATCCGGGAGCTGGCGTTGTCGGGCGTCGGCATAGGGCTGTTGTCGATCTGGGATATCGGCCCGGCACTCCGAAGCGGCGCTCTGCGTCTCGTTTTGCCTGCCTATCGCGGGGCGTCGGCTGGCGCCGTACACGCGGTGTACCCGAGTCGCGAGTTCATGCCGGCCAAGGTAGACGTGCTCATCGAGTTCCTCGCCGAACTCTACGGGGCGGTGCCGTACTGGGAACGGGAAATCGACATCGACAAGCTCGGCGCGCGCCAGACCCCACGGGGAGCAACTCGCCGGATCGGCAAAGCCGCTGCCCAAGCAGTGGCGCCGCGCTGA
- a CDS encoding c-type cytochrome: MRRGCLALIGVMLAGLPATAQDASKGEAVFKRCRACHAIGPAAQNKAGPALTGIVGRKAGTVAGFNYSDAMKDAGSGGIVWTEQTLEQFLASPDTFVPNNVMASPGIKNPDDLKDLVAFLKLHK, from the coding sequence ATGCGCAGAGGATGTCTCGCACTTATCGGCGTGATGCTCGCCGGTCTGCCTGCCACGGCGCAGGATGCATCCAAAGGCGAAGCCGTCTTCAAGCGGTGCCGCGCCTGCCACGCGATCGGTCCCGCCGCGCAGAACAAGGCGGGGCCTGCGCTTACTGGCATCGTCGGCCGCAAGGCCGGCACCGTCGCCGGTTTCAACTACTCGGATGCCATGAAGGACGCGGGCTCTGGCGGTATCGTTTGGACAGAGCAGACGCTCGAGCAGTTCCTGGCATCGCCCGACACATTCGTGCCGAACAACGTCATGGCTTCTCCGGGCATCAAGAACCCTGACGACCTCAAGGATCTCGTCGCGTTCCTCAAACTTCACAAATAG
- a CDS encoding (Fe-S)-binding protein, producing the protein MTEGYARRPRVGLFVTCLVDLLRPSVGFAAVRLLEAAGCEVVVPRRQTCCGQPAYNSGDEGSARALAVQTIEAFDGLDYVVAPSGSCAAMLKLHYPRLMHGDEEAQARARSFGERVHELVSFLVDVRGVTAVPGSFSGRVTYHDGCSGLRELKIKQQPRALLAAVPGLQLVEMHGTDTCCGFGGLFSVKFPDISNAMVEAKVANAAAVAPDLVLAGDLGCLMNVAGKLARQGSAIGCRHVAEVLAGEMTEPPIAHAAERGAS; encoded by the coding sequence ATGACCGAAGGCTATGCCAGACGGCCGCGTGTCGGCCTTTTCGTCACCTGCCTCGTCGATCTGCTACGGCCGTCCGTCGGGTTCGCCGCCGTGCGCCTTTTGGAGGCGGCCGGCTGCGAGGTCGTGGTCCCGCGTAGACAGACCTGCTGCGGTCAGCCGGCCTACAACAGCGGCGACGAGGGAAGCGCCAGGGCGCTGGCAGTGCAGACGATCGAAGCTTTTGACGGGCTCGACTACGTGGTGGCACCGTCGGGATCGTGCGCGGCCATGCTCAAACTCCACTATCCGCGCTTGATGCACGGCGACGAGGAGGCGCAAGCGCGTGCCCGGTCATTCGGCGAGCGGGTGCACGAGCTGGTCTCATTTTTGGTGGACGTGCGCGGCGTCACTGCCGTTCCCGGCAGCTTCTCCGGGCGTGTCACCTATCACGACGGCTGCTCGGGTTTGCGCGAGCTCAAGATCAAGCAGCAGCCGCGCGCGCTGCTCGCCGCCGTGCCGGGGCTGCAGCTGGTCGAGATGCACGGAACGGACACGTGCTGTGGGTTCGGTGGGCTGTTCTCGGTCAAGTTTCCCGACATCTCCAACGCGATGGTCGAGGCGAAGGTGGCGAATGCCGCCGCGGTCGCGCCTGACCTCGTGCTCGCCGGTGACCTCGGTTGCTTGATGAACGTCGCCGGCAAGCTCGCGCGGCAGGGTTCGGCCATCGGCTGCCGTCACGTGGCGGAGGTGCTTGCCGGCGAAATGACCGAGCCGCCCATCGCGCACGCCGCCGAGCGGGGCGCATCGTGA